From a single Streptomyces sp. NBC_00377 genomic region:
- a CDS encoding DUF58 domain-containing protein, with protein sequence MAAGGAGQSSTGRGDKSERSGARTALAGLTTRGRSFLAAGIAAAICAYVLGQPDLLRVGLLLAALPLICAAVVYRTRYRVAGSRRLSPARVPAGSEARVHLRMDNVSRLPTGLLMLQDRVPYVLGPRPRFVLDRVEAGGRREVSYRVRSDLRGRYPLGPLQLRLSDPFGMCELTRAFSTYDTLTVIPRVEPLPPVRLSGEAKGYGDGRQRSLALAGEDDVIPRAYRHGDDLRRVHWRLTARYGELMVRREEQPQRSRCTVLLDTRGLAYQGAGPDSAFEWAVSGAASALVHMLERGFSVRLLTDTGDSVPGEGADGFAGPSQESADAAGLMMDTLAVVDHSDGTGLSRSYDVLRGGNEGLLVAFLGDLDEEQAAVAAKMRQRSGGAVAFLLDGDSWVREPNGAPDPMNRQEERLRMLREAGWTALSVPRGASLSELWRQADRERAGLTTAGGTSGGEGRA encoded by the coding sequence ATGGCCGCCGGCGGGGCCGGGCAGTCGTCGACGGGCCGCGGGGACAAGAGCGAGAGAAGCGGCGCACGCACGGCCCTGGCCGGTCTGACCACCCGCGGCCGCTCCTTCCTGGCCGCCGGCATCGCGGCCGCCATCTGCGCCTATGTGCTCGGACAGCCCGACCTGCTGCGGGTCGGGCTGCTGCTCGCCGCACTGCCGCTGATCTGCGCGGCCGTCGTCTACCGCACCCGCTACCGGGTCGCGGGCAGCCGACGGCTCTCCCCCGCGCGCGTGCCCGCCGGCAGCGAGGCCCGCGTCCACCTGCGGATGGACAACGTCTCGCGGCTGCCCACCGGCCTGCTGATGCTCCAGGACCGGGTGCCCTACGTGCTCGGCCCGCGTCCCCGCTTCGTCCTGGACCGGGTCGAGGCGGGCGGCCGCCGCGAGGTCTCCTACCGGGTCCGCTCCGACCTGCGCGGCCGCTATCCGCTGGGCCCGCTCCAGCTGCGCCTGAGTGATCCGTTCGGCATGTGCGAGCTCACCAGGGCCTTCTCCACCTACGACACCCTGACGGTGATCCCGCGCGTGGAGCCGCTGCCCCCGGTCCGTCTGAGCGGCGAGGCCAAGGGGTACGGCGACGGACGGCAGCGCTCGCTGGCGCTGGCCGGCGAGGACGACGTGATCCCGCGCGCCTACCGCCACGGCGACGACCTGCGCCGGGTGCACTGGCGGCTGACCGCCCGCTACGGCGAGCTGATGGTGCGCCGCGAGGAACAGCCCCAGCGGTCCCGCTGCACGGTGCTGCTGGACACCCGGGGCCTGGCCTACCAGGGGGCGGGCCCGGACTCCGCGTTCGAGTGGGCGGTCTCGGGCGCGGCCTCCGCGCTGGTGCACATGCTGGAGCGGGGTTTCTCGGTGCGGCTGCTGACGGACACGGGCGACTCGGTGCCCGGGGAGGGCGCCGACGGATTCGCCGGTCCGAGCCAGGAGTCGGCGGACGCGGCCGGTCTGATGATGGACACCCTCGCGGTGGTCGACCACTCCGACGGCACGGGCCTGTCCCGGTCGTACGACGTGCTGCGCGGCGGCAACGAGGGGCTGCTGGTGGCTTTTCTCGGCGATCTCGACGAGGAGCAGGCCGCGGTGGCCGCGAAGATGCGCCAGCGCAGCGGCGGCGCGGTGGCCTTCCTGCTGGACGGGGACAGCTGGGTGCGTGAACCGAACGGCGCACCCGATCCGATGAACAGGCAGGAGGAGCGGCTGCGGATGCTGCGCGAGGCGGGCTGGACGGCCCTCAGCGTGCCGCGGGGCGCTTCGCTGAGCGAGCTGTGGCGCCAGGCGGACCGTGAGCGGGCGGGTCTGACGACGGCGGGCGGGACGAGCGGCGGGGAGGGCAGGGCATGA
- a CDS encoding beta-class carbonic anhydrase encodes MTLFFRSHSRTGRAVTSTVIGMTTSASVPARPEGAIIDGATSPVTDRLVEANERYAAAFTDPGMDARPVLRVAVVACMDARLDLHAALGLELGDCHTIRNAGGVVTDDVIRSLTISQRKLGTRSIVLIHHTGCGLEAITEDFRTELEMEVGQRPAWAVEAFRDVDQDVRQSMQRVRTSPFLVHADDVRGFVFDVKTGLLREVDPA; translated from the coding sequence ATGACGCTCTTTTTCCGTTCTCACAGCAGGACCGGGAGGGCCGTGACCAGTACCGTCATAGGTATGACGACTTCCGCATCGGTTCCCGCACGGCCCGAAGGCGCCATAATCGACGGCGCCACCAGCCCCGTCACCGACCGCCTCGTCGAGGCGAACGAGCGGTACGCGGCCGCCTTCACCGATCCCGGCATGGACGCCCGTCCCGTTCTGCGCGTGGCGGTCGTGGCCTGCATGGACGCCCGTCTCGACCTGCACGCGGCGCTCGGTCTCGAGCTCGGCGACTGCCACACGATCCGCAACGCCGGCGGCGTAGTCACGGACGACGTGATCCGCTCGCTCACCATCAGCCAGCGCAAGCTGGGCACGCGCAGCATCGTTCTCATCCACCACACCGGCTGCGGTCTGGAGGCGATCACCGAGGACTTCCGCACCGAGCTGGAAATGGAGGTCGGCCAGCGTCCGGCCTGGGCGGTTGAGGCCTTCCGGGACGTCGACCAGGACGTACGGCAGTCGATGCAGCGGGTGCGCACCTCACCGTTCCTGGTGCACGCCGACGACGTGCGCGGGTTCGTCTTCGACGTGAAGACGGGTCTGCTGCGCGAGGTCGACCCCGCGTAA
- a CDS encoding methyltransferase, translated as MSDPMRPPVSPHRPGTTPQRSETPRPRAALRTAVVWEVLQEALDRRVKATGRESLDVLDTGGGSGNFAVPVALLGHRVTVVDPSPNALFALERRTAEAGVADRVTGVQGDAHGLFDVVERGGFDAVLCHGVLEYVDDPAEGVRNVVAALRSEGVLSLLAAGLGGAVLARALAGHFKEARQALTGPDGRWGAGDPVPRRFTAEQLTSLVEGAGLRVGSVHGVRVFADLVPGVLVDTEPGALEALLKLEEAAAALPAFHSVATQLHVLGETRGTDGT; from the coding sequence GTGTCGGACCCGATGCGCCCGCCCGTCTCCCCCCACCGCCCCGGAACGACCCCGCAACGCTCCGAAACCCCTCGGCCCCGGGCCGCCCTCCGCACCGCCGTGGTCTGGGAGGTCCTCCAAGAGGCTCTCGATCGCCGGGTCAAGGCGACCGGGCGGGAGTCGCTCGACGTCCTCGACACCGGCGGCGGCAGCGGCAACTTCGCGGTGCCCGTCGCCCTCCTCGGGCACCGGGTCACGGTCGTCGACCCCAGCCCCAACGCGCTGTTCGCCCTGGAGCGCCGTACGGCCGAGGCCGGCGTCGCCGACCGGGTCACGGGTGTCCAGGGCGATGCCCACGGACTCTTCGACGTGGTCGAGCGGGGCGGCTTCGACGCGGTCCTGTGCCACGGCGTCCTGGAGTACGTCGACGACCCGGCCGAGGGTGTCCGCAACGTGGTGGCCGCGCTGCGTTCCGAGGGCGTCCTCAGCCTGCTCGCGGCGGGCCTCGGCGGAGCCGTGCTCGCGCGCGCCCTCGCCGGCCACTTCAAAGAGGCCCGGCAGGCCCTCACCGGCCCGGACGGGCGCTGGGGCGCGGGCGACCCCGTGCCGCGCCGTTTCACGGCGGAGCAGCTCACCTCCCTGGTCGAGGGCGCGGGCCTGCGCGTCGGGTCGGTGCACGGCGTGCGGGTCTTCGCCGATCTCGTCCCGGGTGTGCTCGTGGACACCGAGCCCGGCGCCCTGGAAGCCCTGCTGAAGCTCGAGGAGGCAGCCGCCGCGCTGCCCGCCTTCCACTCCGTGGCCACCCAGCTTCATGTGCTGGGGGAGACACGGGGGACCGACGGGACCTGA
- a CDS encoding DUF3040 domain-containing protein, whose translation MPLSEHEQRMLEQMERALYAEDPKFASALEGSGLRTYTRRRVYQAVAGFLVGIALLMAGMVAKQVWLSVVGFLVMLGCAVLAVTGWRKAPKPGEQSSAGAPGAPHTRVQGRQKRSMMDRIEQRWQRRRDEQGGH comes from the coding sequence GTGCCGCTCTCGGAGCACGAGCAGCGCATGCTCGAGCAGATGGAGCGAGCGCTGTACGCCGAAGATCCCAAGTTCGCGTCGGCGCTCGAGGGAAGCGGGCTGCGTACGTACACCCGGCGGCGGGTCTACCAGGCGGTCGCAGGCTTCCTCGTGGGTATCGCGCTCCTCATGGCCGGTATGGTCGCCAAACAGGTCTGGCTGAGCGTGGTGGGCTTCCTCGTCATGCTGGGCTGCGCGGTTCTCGCGGTGACCGGCTGGCGCAAGGCCCCCAAGCCGGGCGAGCAGTCCTCGGCAGGAGCCCCGGGCGCCCCGCACACCCGCGTGCAGGGTCGGCAGAAGCGCTCCATGATGGACCGGATCGAACAGCGCTGGCAGCGCCGCCGTGACGAACAGGGCGGTCACTGA
- a CDS encoding transglutaminase TgpA family protein: MSGRARMTLCSAAATLMAACAMLPLVTPATWLLQAAFLLAIQSGVGVATRRVPMARPLTVAAQSLVTLVLLTLLFAREYALAGLVPGPDVFRHLGDLLQTGADDVGRYAIPAPLSDGIRLMVIGGVLVIGLAVDTLAVTYRNAAPAGLPLLALYSVAAGLSDGATDWLWFLVAAAGYLMLLLAEGRERLSQWGRVFGGGPRRAGEQPGPVAPVRTGRRIGMAALGVALVVPLLPLPAIQGGLLGGTGTGVGMGNGSGGTISAVNPLVSLRDSLNVDEDRTVLTLRTNAANISDMYLRIVSLDDFDGTTWKPAKRHIVAVPDEFPSPTGLGPDVKRAEITTRIAAAAGYAQDWLPMPYPPSRVRIKGNWRYEPVGMTLVGDHGQNTSGKTYQVTSLDVQPTAEQLASAPNAPGSVKSAYTKVPDSLPPVVARQAREITKGATSDYQKAVELQNYFAVTGGFEYDTEVEVGSGSNAIARFLRDKQGFCVHFSFAMAAMARTLGIPARVAVGFAPGTPQSDGSVAVGLKDAHAWPELYFEGVGWTRFEPTPTRGSTPTYTLPDSTGEDVPALPQPSGSANAAPSTEPSASTSCSAQDKKLEGCAAALPLDPTQQDGDGPRWYAIAGWTLLGLAVLAVPLLPMLWRLRRRSVRLASAQHSTSSQAGAPPGRRKDGAHGEQPDDTGPGVLLDVPPQEADDVAVGHVLAVWRELTDTAWDYGIEPNEALTPRRAAARIVRIGELDETVGRSVHRVAGAVEQVLFAPEPRAEAGLADDVRRVRAALREKAGWSARVRAVVAPRSAVRAVWDLSDRWKSRKASWAARLAALVRRPSGQQQGG; the protein is encoded by the coding sequence ATGAGCGGGCGGGCTCGGATGACGCTGTGTTCGGCGGCGGCGACGCTGATGGCCGCGTGCGCCATGCTGCCTCTCGTCACCCCGGCGACCTGGCTCCTCCAGGCGGCGTTCCTGCTGGCGATCCAGTCCGGGGTGGGCGTGGCGACCCGGCGGGTGCCGATGGCCCGGCCGTTGACCGTGGCCGCCCAGTCCCTGGTCACGCTGGTGCTGCTGACCCTGCTGTTCGCCCGGGAGTACGCCCTCGCCGGCCTCGTTCCCGGCCCTGACGTCTTCCGCCACCTCGGTGATCTGCTCCAGACGGGCGCCGACGACGTGGGGCGGTACGCGATCCCGGCCCCGCTGTCCGACGGCATCCGGCTGATGGTCATCGGCGGCGTGCTGGTGATCGGCCTGGCGGTGGACACCCTCGCGGTGACCTACCGCAACGCGGCTCCGGCCGGTCTGCCGCTGCTGGCGCTGTACTCGGTCGCCGCGGGCCTGTCCGACGGGGCGACCGACTGGCTGTGGTTCCTCGTCGCCGCGGCCGGCTATCTGATGCTGCTGCTCGCCGAGGGCCGGGAGCGGCTCTCGCAGTGGGGCCGGGTCTTCGGCGGCGGGCCGCGCAGAGCGGGCGAGCAACCCGGCCCGGTGGCTCCGGTACGCACCGGCCGGCGGATCGGCATGGCCGCGCTGGGCGTGGCCCTCGTGGTGCCGCTCCTCCCGCTGCCCGCCATACAGGGCGGCCTGCTGGGCGGCACGGGCACCGGCGTGGGCATGGGCAACGGCAGCGGGGGCACCATCTCCGCGGTCAACCCGCTCGTCTCGCTGCGCGACAGCCTGAACGTGGACGAGGACCGCACGGTCCTCACGCTGCGGACCAACGCGGCGAACATCTCGGACATGTACCTGCGGATCGTGTCGCTCGACGACTTCGACGGCACGACGTGGAAACCGGCGAAGCGTCACATCGTCGCCGTCCCGGACGAGTTCCCCTCGCCCACCGGACTGGGCCCGGACGTCAAGCGCGCGGAGATCACCACCCGCATCGCGGCCGCCGCCGGGTACGCGCAGGACTGGCTGCCGATGCCGTACCCGCCGAGCCGCGTCCGGATCAAGGGCAACTGGCGGTACGAGCCGGTCGGCATGACACTGGTCGGCGACCACGGCCAGAACACCAGCGGCAAGACGTACCAGGTGACGAGCCTGGATGTGCAGCCGACGGCGGAGCAGCTGGCCTCGGCACCCAACGCGCCCGGCTCCGTGAAGAGTGCGTACACCAAGGTTCCGGACTCCCTCCCGCCGGTGGTGGCACGGCAGGCCCGGGAGATCACCAAGGGCGCCACGAGCGACTACCAGAAGGCGGTCGAGCTCCAGAACTACTTCGCGGTGACGGGCGGCTTCGAGTACGACACCGAGGTCGAGGTCGGCAGCGGTTCCAACGCGATCGCCCGCTTCCTGCGGGACAAGCAGGGCTTCTGCGTCCACTTCTCGTTCGCGATGGCCGCGATGGCCCGCACGCTGGGCATACCGGCGCGGGTCGCGGTGGGCTTCGCGCCGGGGACTCCGCAGTCGGACGGCTCGGTCGCGGTCGGGCTGAAGGACGCGCACGCCTGGCCCGAACTGTACTTCGAGGGTGTCGGCTGGACCCGTTTCGAGCCGACCCCGACCCGGGGCTCGACGCCCACCTACACCTTGCCCGACAGCACGGGCGAGGACGTCCCCGCGCTGCCGCAGCCCTCCGGCTCGGCGAACGCGGCGCCTTCGACCGAGCCTTCGGCGAGCACCAGCTGCTCGGCCCAGGACAAGAAGCTCGAGGGGTGCGCCGCGGCGCTGCCGCTGGACCCGACGCAGCAGGACGGCGACGGTCCCCGCTGGTACGCGATCGCCGGGTGGACGCTGCTGGGCCTGGCGGTACTCGCCGTACCGCTGCTGCCGATGCTGTGGCGGCTGCGACGGCGTTCGGTGCGGCTGGCGTCCGCTCAGCACTCCACGTCCTCGCAGGCCGGGGCGCCCCCGGGCCGGCGCAAGGACGGCGCCCACGGTGAGCAGCCGGACGACACCGGTCCGGGAGTCCTGCTGGACGTGCCGCCGCAGGAGGCCGACGACGTGGCCGTCGGGCATGTGCTGGCAGTGTGGCGCGAGCTGACCGACACGGCCTGGGACTACGGCATCGAGCCGAACGAGGCGTTGACCCCACGGCGGGCGGCGGCGCGGATCGTCCGGATCGGGGAGCTGGACGAGACTGTGGGCCGTTCGGTGCACCGGGTCGCGGGCGCCGTGGAACAGGTGCTGTTCGCCCCGGAACCCAGGGCCGAGGCCGGGCTCGCCGACGACGTCCGCAGGGTGCGGGCGGCTCTGCGGGAGAAGGCCGGCTGGTCCGCGCGCGTGCGTGCCGTCGTGGCGCCGCGTTCGGCCGTCCGCGCGGTATGGGACCTGTCCGACCGCTGGAAGTCCCGCAAGGCGTCCTGGGCGGCTCGTCTGGCAGCCCTCGTACGCCGCCCGTCAGGCCAGCAGCAGGGCGGCTGA
- a CDS encoding AAA family ATPase — protein MTTYDERASLTDLTATVERVRSSVEGVIEGKPEVVRLSLTVLLAEGHLLIEDVPGVGKTMLAKALAKSIDCSVRRIQFTPDLLPSDITGVSIWDQQRREFEFKPGAIFSQIVIGDEINRASPKTQSALLESLEERQVTVDGTTYELPSPFMVVATQNPVEMEGTYPLPEAQRDRFMARVSIGYPSAEAELQMLDVHGGVSPLDDLQPVAHAHEIVKLIDAVRGVHVADSVRRYAVDLVSATRTHPDLRLGASPRATLHLVRAAKATAALSGRDYALPDDVQNLAVAVLAHRLLPTAQAQLNRRTAEQVVEEIIQHTSVPASPQQHGYGLAHGTPAYGQQSRRL, from the coding sequence GTGACGACCTATGACGAGCGAGCGAGCCTCACAGATCTGACCGCCACTGTGGAGCGTGTCCGCAGTTCGGTGGAGGGAGTGATCGAGGGCAAGCCCGAGGTCGTACGGCTTTCGCTGACCGTGCTCCTCGCCGAGGGGCATCTGCTGATCGAGGACGTGCCGGGCGTCGGCAAGACGATGCTCGCCAAGGCACTGGCGAAGTCCATCGACTGTTCCGTCCGCCGTATCCAGTTCACGCCCGACCTGCTGCCCTCGGACATCACCGGTGTGTCCATCTGGGACCAGCAGCGCCGCGAATTCGAGTTCAAGCCGGGCGCGATCTTCTCGCAGATCGTGATCGGCGACGAGATCAACCGTGCCTCGCCCAAGACGCAGTCGGCGCTCCTGGAATCACTGGAGGAGCGCCAGGTCACCGTCGACGGGACGACCTACGAGCTCCCCAGCCCGTTCATGGTGGTGGCCACGCAGAACCCGGTCGAGATGGAGGGCACGTACCCGCTGCCCGAGGCCCAGCGCGACCGCTTCATGGCGCGGGTGTCCATCGGCTACCCGAGCGCGGAGGCCGAGCTCCAGATGCTCGACGTGCACGGCGGGGTCAGCCCGCTGGACGACCTTCAGCCGGTCGCCCACGCCCACGAGATCGTGAAGCTGATCGACGCCGTGCGCGGTGTCCACGTCGCCGACTCTGTCCGCCGATACGCGGTCGACCTGGTCTCCGCCACCCGCACCCACCCCGACCTCAGACTCGGCGCCTCCCCGCGCGCCACGCTGCACCTGGTGCGCGCCGCCAAGGCCACCGCCGCCCTCAGCGGCCGGGACTACGCGCTGCCGGACGACGTGCAGAACCTCGCCGTGGCGGTCCTGGCCCACCGTCTGCTGCCCACCGCGCAGGCGCAGCTGAACCGCCGCACGGCGGAGCAGGTCGTCGAGGAGATCATCCAGCACACCTCGGTGCCCGCCTCCCCCCAGCAGCACGGGTACGGGCTGGCCCACGGCACACCGGCGTACGGCCAGCAGTCGCGGAGGCTGTGA
- a CDS encoding SAV_6107 family HEPN domain-containing protein: MATYHAAAAHRRRATGPAPSLNGPASDVHPVLRRTTAPPAALDLLAQARAGLDEAAVLETPNERYATAHLAALRTAAAVLAARGRPEPSPRRRARIRSAWEVLPEIATELAEWSALFASGARRRARAEAGIQGAATRRDADDLIRDVAMFLRLVERMLVLQPVLPQPRQEGDDPDGSGAGRDLPDAG, translated from the coding sequence ATGGCCACCTACCACGCAGCCGCCGCACACCGGCGCCGCGCCACCGGCCCTGCACCCTCACTGAACGGCCCGGCGAGCGATGTGCACCCCGTGCTGCGCCGCACCACGGCCCCGCCCGCCGCCCTCGACCTGCTCGCCCAGGCCCGCGCCGGGCTCGACGAGGCGGCCGTCCTCGAAACCCCCAACGAGCGCTACGCGACGGCCCATCTCGCGGCCCTGCGCACCGCGGCGGCCGTGCTCGCCGCCCGGGGCCGCCCGGAACCCTCCCCGCGCCGCCGGGCCCGCATCCGCAGCGCCTGGGAGGTACTCCCCGAGATCGCAACCGAACTCGCCGAGTGGAGCGCGCTGTTCGCCTCCGGAGCCCGGCGCCGCGCCCGGGCCGAGGCGGGCATCCAGGGCGCGGCCACCCGACGGGACGCCGACGACCTGATACGCGACGTGGCGATGTTCCTCCGTCTCGTCGAACGCATGCTGGTGCTCCAGCCGGTCCTGCCGCAGCCACGCCAGGAGGGGGACGACCCGGACGGCTCCGGGGCGGGGCGTGACCTCCCGGACGCGGGCTGA